From a region of the Roseivirga sp. 4D4 genome:
- a CDS encoding c-type cytochrome, whose protein sequence is MLGQGTGINNATLMVKDLETAMSYYRDTLGFNVRGAQAGAFDGSLTASISIADMSSFNLLGISDSAEENTVPEFIQTFLSSDEGVRLYSLSSSSADSTFSALTTNGYAMDSVEAFRNTARKPEGWSWDDGEPTAKSLDFDVSNPPAHLPRFIESVGYDYAGTDSDWRTYYVYGRMFNGHANGVIGMSAIRVAVEDLDASHDEFEKMGFELIDKTETTARYELYRNHELHLVSAKTDQSLQDFVAKRGEGVFALRFEVEQLDSTYQYFENELPEEAFSKSADLITILPEHAFGVQLEFEQESDEQGLMARKLMPKPDLDSVAIVHAQELYTKYCTLCHGDNREGYAADNAPSLRSKSLLATSKNNNFMRYTIQFGRGNSAMAGYLKNQGGPMEYIEIELLLEWLYQMAEVEEPIDLSREPVLGDIDLGARVYKENCAVCHGENGEGISAPALANPMLLATATDHFLRYAIAEGRDGTPMIAFKDSLSDEKIDGLTAFLRSRASGWDIPKLDSVVVPKPEEYVLNEDNEAPVFELKDGKFVSAEQVNQAIKDNKRMVILDARSEVAWRQMHIPGAIPVPYYQEPEEFINDIPNDGTQIVIYCACPHAASERVLSTLKRNGFKNAAIIDEGILVWAQMGFPVRNGS, encoded by the coding sequence TTGCTAGGGCAGGGAACTGGCATTAACAATGCGACTTTAATGGTCAAGGACTTAGAAACCGCCATGAGTTACTACCGCGATACCCTAGGCTTCAATGTACGAGGTGCCCAAGCAGGTGCTTTTGATGGATCTTTGACAGCTTCCATTTCCATTGCGGATATGAGTTCTTTTAACTTACTCGGGATCAGTGATTCGGCCGAAGAAAATACCGTCCCCGAATTTATACAGACCTTTTTGTCAAGTGATGAAGGCGTAAGGTTGTATTCCCTGTCAAGTTCCTCGGCCGATTCTACCTTTAGCGCATTAACCACGAATGGCTATGCTATGGATTCTGTTGAGGCCTTTAGAAATACCGCCCGAAAGCCTGAAGGCTGGTCTTGGGATGATGGCGAGCCCACAGCCAAAAGCCTGGATTTTGATGTGTCAAATCCACCTGCTCATCTTCCCAGGTTTATTGAGAGTGTAGGTTATGATTATGCAGGTACAGATAGCGACTGGAGAACCTACTACGTCTATGGTAGAATGTTTAACGGGCATGCAAATGGTGTGATTGGGATGTCTGCCATCCGTGTTGCGGTAGAAGACCTCGATGCTTCGCATGATGAGTTTGAAAAGATGGGCTTCGAACTGATCGATAAAACGGAAACCACAGCCAGGTATGAACTTTATCGAAATCATGAACTTCATTTAGTTTCCGCCAAGACGGATCAATCGCTCCAGGACTTTGTGGCAAAAAGAGGAGAGGGTGTTTTTGCACTCAGGTTCGAGGTAGAGCAGCTGGATTCTACTTATCAGTACTTTGAAAATGAACTTCCGGAAGAGGCATTTTCGAAGTCAGCTGATCTAATCACAATACTACCAGAACATGCCTTTGGTGTTCAATTAGAGTTTGAGCAGGAGTCAGATGAGCAAGGTCTGATGGCTAGAAAACTCATGCCTAAGCCAGACCTTGATAGTGTCGCTATTGTACACGCTCAGGAATTGTATACCAAATATTGCACCTTATGTCATGGGGATAACCGCGAAGGTTATGCTGCCGATAATGCGCCTTCACTGCGCTCAAAATCCCTGCTTGCGACAAGCAAGAATAATAACTTCATGAGGTATACGATTCAATTTGGCCGTGGAAATAGTGCGATGGCGGGTTACTTGAAGAATCAGGGTGGCCCGATGGAATATATTGAGATCGAGTTACTGCTGGAGTGGCTATACCAAATGGCCGAAGTAGAAGAACCGATAGATCTTTCCAGAGAACCTGTTTTGGGAGATATTGACCTTGGTGCGCGTGTTTACAAAGAAAATTGTGCCGTTTGTCACGGTGAAAATGGTGAGGGAATCTCAGCTCCGGCCTTAGCAAATCCGATGTTGCTGGCTACGGCTACCGATCACTTTTTGAGGTATGCAATTGCCGAAGGGCGAGATGGTACACCAATGATCGCCTTTAAAGACAGCTTGAGTGACGAAAAGATTGATGGGTTGACCGCTTTCTTAAGAAGCCGAGCATCTGGCTGGGATATTCCTAAGTTAGATAGTGTTGTCGTTCCTAAACCAGAGGAGTATGTATTGAATGAAGATAATGAAGCACCTGTTTTCGAATTGAAAGATGGCAAATTCGTTTCTGCAGAACAGGTAAATCAGGCGATCAAGGATAACAAGCGAATGGTTATCCTCGATGCACGATCCGAAGTAGCTTGGCGACAAATGCATATTCCTGGAGCGATACCAGTTCCCTACTACCAAGAACCCGAAGAGTTTATCAATGATATCCCTAATGATGGCACGCAAATCGTGATTTACTGTGCATGTCCACATGCGGCATCAGAACGGGTACTAAGTACTTTGAAACGTAATGGGTTTAAGAATGCAGCGATCATTGATGAGGGTATCTTAGTTTGGGCGCAAATGGGATTTCCGGTTCGGAATGGGAGTTAG
- a CDS encoding NAD(P)-dependent oxidoreductase — MVNKRILLLGATGRTGRLVLEQALAEGYQVNCLVRSPEKIKIKSDSLDIFQGDTQNRDDLSKAIEACEAVISILNISRASDFPWAPLRTPKDFLSQTMSQLSTVAYEQGVNRIVVCSAWGVAETKADLPGWFRWFIDNSNIGVAYRDHERQEALLEASDLDWTIVRPVGLINSKKAKEVIESQNNQPKPKLLISRLNVAKYMINVLSKPKTSKMKVVISTL; from the coding sequence ATGGTTAATAAAAGGATCTTACTACTTGGGGCTACCGGAAGAACAGGAAGACTTGTTTTGGAGCAGGCCCTGGCTGAAGGATATCAAGTAAATTGTCTGGTCAGGAGTCCTGAAAAGATAAAAATCAAGAGCGATTCACTAGACATTTTTCAAGGTGATACGCAAAACAGAGATGATTTATCAAAAGCCATCGAAGCCTGTGAAGCCGTTATTAGCATATTGAATATCTCAAGAGCGTCAGACTTCCCCTGGGCACCCTTGCGAACACCGAAGGACTTTCTATCTCAGACAATGAGCCAGCTGAGCACTGTCGCCTACGAGCAAGGTGTAAACCGGATAGTGGTTTGCAGTGCCTGGGGCGTGGCAGAAACCAAGGCCGACCTCCCTGGCTGGTTTCGGTGGTTCATAGACAACAGCAATATTGGCGTTGCTTACAGAGACCATGAAAGACAGGAAGCACTTCTGGAGGCATCAGACCTCGATTGGACCATCGTAAGACCCGTGGGGCTCATCAATTCCAAAAAGGCCAAGGAAGTCATCGAAAGTCAAAATAATCAGCCCAAACCTAAACTGCTTATTAGTCGATTAAACGTTGCCAAGTATATGATCAACGTCTTGTCAAAACCAAAGACTTCGAAGATGAAAGTTGTGATTTCGACCTTATAA
- a CDS encoding CDP-alcohol phosphatidyltransferase family protein produces MSKLPQSFQFLDLSDYGRSIARLIANGLKNTRFTPIHVTIGFIISGILAIFCMFNGNYWAAAFFLIFKSILDAADGELARIKKTPSYTGRYFDSIADIILNFLFLTAIWYITEEHIGFALLAFMLIQLQGTMYNYYYVILRNQQNGDKTSRVMEDHAPTALPGEKQKHVDLLYRIYNTLYIVFDKTIYWLDKKALDNKPLPKWFMTALSTFGLGFQLLIISVMLVSGWIDFIIPFFIGYSFMILVFVGIRRGFLN; encoded by the coding sequence TTGTCCAAACTACCCCAATCGTTTCAATTCTTAGACCTTTCAGACTATGGAAGATCAATTGCTCGGCTTATTGCCAATGGACTGAAGAACACACGTTTTACCCCCATTCATGTTACCATTGGATTTATCATTTCGGGTATTTTGGCCATTTTTTGTATGTTCAATGGTAACTATTGGGCCGCTGCTTTCTTCCTCATCTTCAAATCCATATTAGATGCTGCCGATGGCGAATTGGCCAGAATAAAGAAGACTCCTTCGTACACGGGACGATACTTTGATTCGATAGCCGATATCATTTTGAATTTCCTATTCCTTACTGCCATATGGTACATTACGGAAGAGCACATTGGTTTTGCTCTACTGGCCTTTATGTTGATCCAATTGCAAGGTACCATGTACAATTATTATTATGTGATTCTGAGAAATCAACAAAATGGAGATAAGACGAGTCGAGTAATGGAAGACCATGCACCGACAGCACTTCCAGGTGAAAAACAAAAACATGTAGACCTCCTTTATCGGATCTACAACACGCTTTACATCGTATTCGATAAAACCATTTATTGGCTTGATAAGAAAGCACTTGACAATAAACCACTGCCAAAGTGGTTCATGACTGCTCTTTCAACTTTCGGTCTTGGTTTTCAGCTATTAATCATCAGTGTGATGTTAGTCTCAGGCTGGATTGATTTCATCATTCCGTTTTTTATTGGATACTCTTTTATGATCTTAGTCTTTGTAGGTATCAGAAGAGGTTTTCTGAATTAG